A genomic segment from Triticum dicoccoides isolate Atlit2015 ecotype Zavitan chromosome 1A, WEW_v2.0, whole genome shotgun sequence encodes:
- the LOC119267486 gene encoding heme oxygenase 1, chloroplastic-like, with product MPADDVVEFRNTGLERSEPLKKDLEWFMEQGHTIPEPSAAGTACASYLEELCEKDPQAFICHFYNVYFAHTAGGRMIGKKVVEKILNKKELEFYKWESTMCQLL from the exons ATGCCCGCCGATGATG TTGTGGAGTTCAGGAATACTGGGTTGGAGAGATCAGAGCCACTGAAGAAAGATCTAGAATGGTTCATGGAACAGGGCCACACCATTCCAGAACCATCTGCCGCTGGTACTGCATGTGCCTCCTACCTGGAAGAGTTGTGTGAGAAGGACCCCCAAGCATTTATCTGTCACTTCTATAATGTGTACTTTGCTCATACTGCTGGAGGGCGAATGATTGGCAAAAAG GTTGTTGAGAAGATTCTGAACAAGAAAGAGCTGGAGTTCTACAAGTGGGAAAGTACCATGTGCCAGCTGCTGTAG